In one window of Chryseobacterium phocaeense DNA:
- a CDS encoding DUF423 domain-containing protein, with the protein MKTITLIFGAAYGMLSVILGAFGAHALKKILSVERLESFETGVRYQMYAAFFLLIIGYILKFETSSEKWTSILMIAGTMLFSFSIYFLSLQDYLGANLKFLGPITPLGGLLMILSWGMLILYFAKK; encoded by the coding sequence ATGAAAACAATTACTTTAATTTTTGGTGCTGCATATGGAATGCTGTCTGTTATTTTAGGAGCTTTCGGGGCACATGCTTTAAAAAAGATCCTTTCGGTGGAAAGACTGGAAAGTTTTGAAACGGGAGTACGATATCAGATGTACGCTGCATTTTTTCTACTCATTATCGGGTATATTTTAAAATTTGAAACTTCATCTGAAAAATGGACATCCATTCTGATGATTGCAGGAACCATGCTGTTTTCTTTCAGTATTTATTTTCTGAGTCTGCAGGATTATCTGGGTGCAAACCTGAAATTTTTAGGGCCAATCACCCCGCTGGGAGGTCTTTTGATGATCCTGAGCTGGGGAATGCTTATTCTCTATTTTGCTAAAAAATAA
- a CDS encoding DUF4163 domain-containing protein, which translates to MKKIVFFLLISGLSFSQQKNVKITNLLPESGDTVFPVVTSSGNPLVGKKINAFLQVDQLEFVPESGGNPFKKVSAGNTSYSSYVHFYSWEKMDSPKNILSITMEGEASGAYPESFFIARNFDLRTGNYINVQDLFKPDALKVIQDLIKKEIRKQVADFLAILKAEKNPSNEVLGQIGLYEGCYTDYGLDSMEYYFGNGKLKFIAPRCANHAMRALDELDSHVVEFHYQTLEKYWSPYAKNLVSGSEQTDQTSVRNKLYKGKIDGKYPVTVLIKRLYDEKDGEASFSASYWYDKNKKLIEWNGNIKGNHISATESEYYSEEARQWMVTGLVEADINGKKITGTWQDYKTKKYLNLELEEL; encoded by the coding sequence ATGAAAAAAATAGTATTCTTCCTTTTGATTTCAGGATTAAGTTTTTCCCAGCAGAAAAATGTAAAAATCACGAATCTGCTGCCGGAATCCGGAGATACTGTTTTCCCTGTGGTTACCTCCTCGGGAAATCCTCTGGTAGGAAAAAAGATCAATGCTTTTTTACAGGTTGATCAGCTGGAATTTGTCCCGGAATCAGGCGGAAATCCTTTTAAGAAGGTTTCTGCAGGAAACACCTCGTATTCCAGCTATGTGCATTTTTATAGCTGGGAAAAGATGGACAGTCCAAAGAATATTCTGAGTATTACAATGGAGGGGGAAGCTTCAGGAGCGTATCCTGAGAGTTTTTTTATTGCCAGGAATTTTGACCTGAGGACCGGAAATTACATCAATGTACAGGATCTTTTCAAACCGGATGCCTTAAAAGTAATTCAGGATCTCATTAAGAAAGAAATCAGGAAGCAGGTTGCTGACTTTCTGGCCATTCTAAAAGCGGAAAAGAATCCTTCAAATGAGGTGCTGGGGCAGATTGGTCTTTACGAGGGCTGCTATACGGATTATGGTTTAGACTCTATGGAATATTATTTCGGAAATGGTAAGCTGAAGTTTATTGCCCCACGATGTGCCAATCACGCCATGAGAGCACTGGATGAGCTGGATAGTCATGTGGTTGAATTTCATTATCAGACCCTGGAAAAATACTGGAGTCCGTATGCAAAAAATTTAGTGTCCGGTTCTGAGCAGACAGATCAGACAAGCGTCAGGAATAAGCTGTACAAAGGGAAAATTGATGGAAAATACCCGGTTACAGTTTTGATTAAGCGTTTGTATGATGAAAAAGATGGTGAGGCCAGCTTCAGCGCATCGTACTGGTATGATAAAAACAAAAAGCTGATAGAATGGAACGGGAATATAAAAGGAAATCATATCTCTGCTACCGAAAGTGAATACTACAGCGAGGAAGCCAGACAGTGGATGGTGACAGGTCTTGTAGAAGCCGATATTAATGGAAAAAAGATCACCGGTACCTGGCAGGATTATAAAACAAAAAAATATTTAAATCTCGAATTAGAAGAATTATAA